The Vanacampus margaritifer isolate UIUO_Vmar chromosome 16, RoL_Vmar_1.0, whole genome shotgun sequence genome includes the window ATATTGCCCCCTGGTGGACAAGGTGTGCACATCAGAAGGTGCcgcaaaataaaagcatcaagttatgatgcacaaactgtctAACCCTGTACATTCTATCCAAAtatgttgtttatttatgtttcaCAAAGAATACCATACAGTgctgtttttcttattaaaatacacattacaaaatgtttgtttggtgtAAGTGAAGACACCATTTTAAGATAAAAACCCAGTATCGTTTTTACTCACTGTAGACGCTCAATCTCATGGGCAGGCTGGTGACGGCGCTGATGGGATTTTCCACCACGCAGCCGTACACGTCGTCGTCCGCCATGGTGACACGAGTGATGGTGAGGAGCTTGCGGTCATGAGACAGCTGCAGCCTGCTGTCGTTGCCCAGCTCTGCGCCGCCTTTCAGCCACTTGTACGCGGCTCGAGTGCCCGCGTCGTGAGAGCAGTTGAGGACCACGTTTTCGCTGCGCTCCAGCACTGATGATGACTCTGTGTGGATGTAAGCGCTGGATAATGGCTCTGGAAAGGACCAAGAGATTTCAAGTTATATACCCAGTAGGCTACAGCAGGGGTCAGGCTAATGCTGACCGgatcagcaacctttactgtcaaaagagcaattttaagccaagtaaatgacaaaaaaaaatctgtctggagatgcaaaacatttgaacattgtgctGAAGGAAACAGTGTTATACTAATGTGCTAACTTAACAGAAAATATGCGTTATCCAAtactttcattttcttctacctttcgtcttcctttttcagacttggtttttcatacatttttatacttAGCTGTCAAACTTTTAAATTTTGGGGCAATTTCATGGTAATTTTTTGcctctttttctcattttttggacattttatgactttttttgccttttttgctaataaatttctgacatttttggcaatttggtggacattttatggtaaatttttggggtttcttcttttgtttttggacattttatgttatttttttcaaacattttcttttctgcttttttaaaaaaaaatttttttaagactttCCTAACTTTTTTGTGGCAATTCCACAGtaattttatgataatttttttgcctttcttcttttgtttttggtcattttatggttactgtttgaacattttctttcctgcattaaaaaaaaactgcctttttttgtgtgtgtgtagtgggggtaattttgtttacattgtatGGTAATTTGGTAATTTTCCGctctcctcttcctttttggacatttttatttattattaatagtattattattatttaaaaaacctttttcatctaccttttgtctctttttgaTAACTTACAAATTTAGACTgccttttttgaatatttatttattattttaaaatttatataatattaatatttatttttaaatcaaaatcattaattaatttaaataatattttataaaaaaaataaaataaatatgtacaaaaataatttcaaatattttttttgagatccacagggagccacaggagagcgactaaagagccacatgtggctccagagccgcaggttgcggAACCCTGGGCTACACAGTTGAAGAAAAGctatttgatagctgcagccTTAAATTGGCCTTCCTACCATCCACAGTGAGCACCACGCTGCCCTCGCCCGTGAACGTGTCATCCGTGATGGAGATCTCCACGTCGTATGTCCCCTCGTCCGAAAATCTCAGGTTATGCATGAGCAGGGACCCATTCTGGAAAATCAGGATGCGGTCCCGGTACTCAGGCCTCAGGGTGCCCACGATGTCCGTTCCGATGGACTGCACCACGGTGACCGACTTCTCCCGGCGCAGCTGCCACTTGATGACGGGCAGGTCGGCGCTGAAGCTGATGTAGTGAACGGAGAGGAGGGCCTCGCCTCCCAGCGTGCCTTGGATGAGAGAGCTGGGGAGCGTCATGTTGACTGCGAGTACCACACCTGCGGAGAATGGTGAAAAACTGAAGGGTAAactaactttttattacttgtaTACAAAGACGTGTGTCTCAAGACGAGAGCAATGATTTTCAACCACTGTGATCATCAcgtgtgctcaggccaaagcaatacaaatattactttggcaccatcttgctGTCAAAgaattatgttgaagtgagttgaggagctccaTTAAGTTATTTCTATAAGTAGTGCTGTTCCACCATCTTGAGCCAAGTTGGTGCCAAGAAACTATGTTGGAGTCAGTTGAGGAACTTCAacttagacaaaagtagtgctttgctgccatcttgtggcattttaccGCTaaagaactatgttgaagtgagatATAgggcttcatttagacaaatatggtgctttgccgccatcttgtggaaacttggtgccaaggaacaaCATTGGAGTTGAGGAgtttatttagacaaaagtagtcctttaacgccatcttgtggcaacgtggtgccaaggaacaacattgaagtgagttgaggagtttatttagacaaaagtagtcctttaacgccatcttgtggcaacgtggtgccaaggaacaacattgaagtgagttgaggagtttacttagacaaaagtagtcctttaccgccatcttgtggcaacttGGTGCCAAGGACCTATGGAAGTGAATTAAGGAGCGTCAAGTGGCTACAAAAATAGATCTACTTTTCTATAACGTAAACTGTGATCTCGAAACACTTCAACAtaatttaaagtaattttaagataatgatttaaaaaataaatggacaacaggttatcagattttttttaaatgcatactgTGGTGTATGTGGACctgctttacaaaaaaaaaaaaacaattgttagCAGTAACTAAACGTCATTTGTTAGCTTGAGCTTCTTAGTAGTCACTCGTTGTCTACCCCACAACAAAGAAATATCTGCTGTCTTACTTCAacttacttccttgacaccaattgctACTTTTCTATAAGACAGATGTTGTTTGGCTGTTCACAAAGAACACAAAGCTGCAAATCAATGACATTTTCAACGAATAGCCGAGGATAGGTACCACAGAAAAACACTGAAGTCGGTGAATTCATGAATAGCGAACCACAAGGTGGAAGTTCACTATTTCtccttaaaaagaaaatgtgggCCTACTTAAAGTTGAGGCTTTAGCATTGATCTCCAGCAGCTCCATAACGCCATGGCAACCTCAAGTCAAAGTCTGTAGGACGCACAAGCCAGCATCCGCTAACAAATGTTGCCATTGTTCCCATATTGGCAGGCAAAGCTGCCAGGCTCGGCTAGATTCGAAAAACACACACGCTCAGTGACCATGCAGCTTGCAACAATGGTTGGACAGTGAGTGAGGGCCGgacggacacgcacacacacaagtgtgGTAGAAATAATGTCCTCTCAAGAAAAGCTAATGTCACACAAAGGTGGATAGACTAGCGCACACATACAGTTAAGTGAAACTTAAAAGTGGGCTGATTCTGATGCAGCTTAACATCAGTGACATTTTTGTCCCCCAAATTTTTCAAATAAGACATTTGACCATGAAgcatcttaaaaatgaaatttaaaacgATAAAGACAACAAGGCAGGCATTCTAGTCAGTCAATTGTTCAAATATTGTAATTGTGTGTTTTCAATCTTTATGAAATGTGTGAAAGTGAGTATTCTATGTTAACTATATTATCCTATTACTTACCAACCTTTTCAGCTTATGATTAATATATTGTGCTGTTTTGCAATTAACGTAACAGATTCTGAATTCTGTTTTTGTCCTATTTGGCACATTATGTTGCATTAAGACCGACACTTTACACACATTTTACCAAGATAGATGTGTAAAAACTAAGTTGAAAGTTAAACTTATGTTTACTCATGGAACACCctgtatactatatatattttattctcaTAGTGTCCTCCATTAATTTCCTATATAAAAGTAGCATAAAACTTTTTTGTGGTAAGTTTCAACTTTAAATGCACAATTAAAATATAACTAACCTGTGTGGAAGAAATCCAGACAGGACAGAAATAGAATCCATGGACTTATTCTGACTTTGGAGTCAGGCtctaccatcatcatcatcatcttcatcttgaCTTTCCGGCTCCGCTTGCCGCGCCCCCACTACGGGAGATGACGTCACCCcctctatgtttttatttttttaaatgtaccatCAATTAAACATTTACTTAAtgagataaatatattttatattcgcGGGTTAATACAGTGAGCTCTGCATTAGAGACAGAAACAATGGCGCGTTATGTAATTTAACAAGTTATGCGACGGTAATGATGACGTCACTTCGCAGCGTCACTTGGACGCACGTCGCCCTTGCAAAGTCGGCGTTCGAAAGGCGTGCAAACCGCGGCCGGAACTCAACGACAAAGCCTCCCGTGCCCCCTCACGTCACTCAACTAAAGATTGCATGTGCCCACGCGGGATGTCAGATGCGCATGTGCGAGCAGCCAATATCTCTGGCTGAGGGGCGGGGAGGGTGTGCGAGTTGCAAGTTAACCCGCCACCCCGGCCCCCTTGCAGCGTCACTTGCCCAAAAAATAATGTTGATGGTTGTTTTTGCTGtatgcatattaaaaaaacatgcatttgttTGGCTATTCATTTTTGCCACCATTGGGCTTTGTTTGCAAAATTGAAGAAGCTAATGACAAAAGGTAAGTAACTGCTGTCCCTGATACTCGTGTGACAGTTTAAACATGAAAAGATGTAcattcttaaaactgctgggtcaaaagaatccaattttggtcaaaagtTGGACCGacccgctacttgggtcaatttgacccaactttctgggtcgtTTTGTGGAAAAGCCTTAACAAAATCAATCAACCAACTGCTGGCTCAACAATAAcccaatattgttaaaaaaaaaattggaccaacCCGCAAATaacaatccagaaagttgagtcaaattgacccaagtagtgggtcggtccaattttttaacaaaattgggttacatttgacccaacagttttcaGGGTGTATGAACTTAGCCTACCCCTTAACAGTGTTCCCAAACTTTATTGACCCAAAGCACATGACAGAAAAATGCCACAATCAAATCAAAGTCATTCAAAAGTACGATACTGAACAAATTCTCTCATCtaaatttactcacaaatgacAGTGACACTTCTTTTGGTTCAATGAGATGCTGAGGGTCCACCTAATAAAGTGGCCAATGAGtatttgtataaataaacaagaaaaattCCAACTGAACTGAACATTGTGTTCAAAGTACCAACACATTGCAGCCCACGGGAAAGCCGACAGGCCCCAAAGGCTCACAATGGGACCAGTGGTATCAAAATAAGGTCCAGTCCCGACAAGACACGCTGTCTTCCGGCGGGCCAGATGTTCCCATGTGAACCTTCTGGCAGCTCTGAGACAGATGCTCAGGTCACAAGGGCCAAGAGGAAAGTGGAGGAGGGTGCTACGACGACCCCagccaggaaaaaaaggaaaggttGTGACCTTACCGAGGACAAGGAGCCTTCACGCAGATCTGCCGATATCGGTGGGTTCCAACTCTTGACCGTGCAGATAAACTGCCCCTACAGAACATTTGAAAAGTGGCAATAACGTTACAGTATGTGGTTATCTTGTTAGCAAGCCTGCAAAGTACTCAAGTGGATGCAGAAGCGGGAGTGGATGCAGAAGCGGGAGTGGATGCAGAAGCGGGAGGCTTCCGGGAGGATGGCGAGGAACCGAGCGTCCAcccgaagaagaagaaacccaGCGACGATGACGTCTCAGGAGTTTGTTGGGGTTGgtgtaaatgtttcattttaagaTAAAAACCCGTAAACACAAGATAGTCCAGGCAGTAAAACGATAGtagattaactcatttactgccataaattcattaaaaaaaaaaacattattaaaaattagaggcaagAGGCGgttatttaacaatttttttttaattaatcgcatgacttcactagttaaatcgcgatctgttctaaatgtacaattaaaaaattctaggttttgatattcttgttaacaagagtgggaaaaaaaagttaaactaatagaaatagttcaaatacatttttgacgtttatagccgtcaacggcagtgaatgaattttaaaaaaaaaaggaaagaaaatattattaaaaatttggggcatcaggcgattaaagtttttaatcgtaattaatctcatgacttcactagttaactcgcgattaatcacacatttcatatctgttctaaatgtacaataaaaaaaattctaggttttcatattcttgttaacaaaagtggaaacaagtgttaaactaataaaaatagttgaaattaatttttgacgttcatagccgtcattggcagtaaatgaatTGAAAAGCAGAATTAAAATAATGGACAGATGGTATGAACGGAAACGGAGACAAGACAGGACAGAATTTTGGACAGAAAACAAGACGGCAAGAGCAAGACCGGCAGCTAATCAAATGGACTGATAACAAAACTGATAAACCGACCGAGATAAATGGACAGATTATGAGGACATGCAAGAACTGACAGTTCAGACAGGTTGGCAAATGGACGTAATGAGGTCACTGAGACAGACAGAAATGCGGTCTCTGGTGGACAGATGAATTGGTAAACATGATTAGACAGAGGAGCAAAGATGATAAAAAGACAGATGGACATACTAAATATGGAGGACAGATAGACTGACGAGTGGACATAATGACAAGAGATGGTCAAATGATTAAGCAGATAATGGATCGATAGACAGAAAGGCAATCCCCCTAACCTAAGTGACCTCAAGCAAAGATATCTCTTTGTGTTGCTGTTCAGCTCAACTCGAGCTCAAATACGTGCAGGAGACACTGCTAGCTGAAGGAGGCTGCGGCTCCGTCTTTGCCGGCTACCGCAAAGTAGACAATTTCCCAGTGAGTATTTACAGTCcatacatgcaaaacaacgctgcTTTCAACAGTGCCAGCTCGTATAGTTGAGGCTGCGTTGACCCGCGTTTGTACTTTGTAGGTGGCCATCAAGCACATTCCAAAAGACAACAATTTAAGTCTACAGGTAACAGACGGGACAACTTTGCGGACGGCGTTATCTGTAACAATGTGGTTACTCGCCTTGCGTCTTGACGTTTCAGAGGCATAAGGACAGGATCAACATGTCCTTGGAGGTGGCGGTCATGAAGAAGCTTGACAAAGACTTGCCTAAGGGGCGCTCACCTTACGTCACCCTGCTGGACTGGTACGACTTGGGCCAGAAGCTGATTCTGGTGATGGAGCGACCCGTTCCCGCTGAGGACCTCACCGAATACATTAACAAGAGAGGAGGAAGTCTTGACGAGATGGAGGCTAAGGTAGGCTGGAGGGGGTCTATGCAAATACCGGCCGTTGACCACAAACATCAACTCAGGACTAGCATGACTGTAAAATTGGGACAAGCAGACAGAAGGACATATTGATGAATAGACTGACTGATAGGTGGAAGGACAGACAATCGTGCAGAAAGAAAGATCTACAGACAGATATCTGAtgtactgggggaaaaaaatctcaaatagAAAAATGAACTGATCAAGACGTATAGGCAAACGGACAAAAGGACGGACAAATCGATCAGATAGACGGACGTACAGGCAAATAGCTGTACAGGTAGACTGACCGAATGCAGATGGATGGACAGGTATAAAAGGACAGAGACAAATGTCAGTACAGATGGACAGACAAATAGATGGGCATCGATTGGAAATTTTGTACAGATTGACAAAAGACAAATGGAAAATACAGACGGATGGAGATGGAATTACTGGTAGACAGTCACAGGACAGACTGACCTAAAGACAGACAGAAAATCAGACTTTTCGCCCGCCGGTCAGTACATACCGATAAACAGACTGAGTACTTGTGTCAGTACTTAGACTAGCCACAAGATGGGAGGACGGGCAGAGAGATGCTTGGTAAAAACAGACAAACGGCAgctagatggatggacagacagacagtttTACAGGATGAACAGTCGGTTCATGGTGTTTATTTCACAGGTTATATTAAAACAGTTGCTGGACGTGGCTGAAAAACTTCAGGACAAGTGCATCTTCCACCGTGACATCAAGACTGAAAACATCCTGATCGAGAGCACCACTGACGGCCTTCACATTCGCATCATCGACTTTGGACTCAGCTGCTTCACCACCCAAAAATCTCTCTACAGACTCTTTTTCGGTAAGACTTCAGACTGTGACCTACTTTTAAATAGCCGCCTTTTTTTGACCGTACACCGGGCGTTCCAGGAACTCCTTCTCTAGAGCCGCCCGAGTGGCTCCGCCACCACTGGTACCGGGCGGGCCCCACCACAGTCTGGCAGATCGGGGCGGTGCTCTTTGAAATCCTCCACAACCAAGTGGACTTTCAAACAGAAGGGTTCCTCAAGGAGGAGATCAAAATCAGCAACAAGTTCTCAGACGGTAAGGAACTTAAAAGAATCTCAATTTTATGTCGGAATTCTatgaatgaaattatttttaacaaatgataAAGATACctatttaatgtaaaacaaatatCTAAAAAGACTAAAACACTCCTCTGCCAGAAACATATActatacatatatttaattaaaaaatataaacaaatagaattttaaaaaatctatttaatttttaaaaagggttACTAATACTATACTTAGCATACTATATATTTCTTGAATTTAGTAGCACTTAAAATAATATGGTAACGTATCTATTTAactgatttgtaaaaaaaaaaaaaataataaaaagcagagaTTTACAAAATATAAGCTTTTGAAAAGATTTAATTTAGTGCTCAAACGCAATTTTCTGGACAATTTACAGGGATAATtgccaattaaataaataattcaattaaaaaaaaaaaaataaaaaaaaaagaacctcaacaaattaataaaaataaaaacaaaaaatgaacaaaatatctctttaaattaataaatatataataattataactaATATTATACTATACATTTAATTTCGTAGCACTTAAAGTAATACAGTAAAtaatcaatttaataaaattttgaaaaagcaaaaaaaaaaaaaaagttccctcatttattgttcaaatattatttttatggaCAATTTACAGGGATTATTGccataaaagtgtttttcaatttgtgaaaaatacatctttaaCTTCAAATCCGGGCTCTGACCGGCACTCAGGTTTCCTTAGACTAcaccaaaatataaatattaggttaattgaagactctaaattgtccttgtCAGTAAGGAGAAGCGGGAGAGAAAACTGATTGATGGATTTTAAATTCTCAAGTGCTTGATCGTTCTCTTCACGTTTGTTGTACCAAGAATGTCGGGATTTCCTGCGGAAGAGTCTGACCGCGGAACCTGAAGCACGGCCCACACTCAAACAGCTGCAGTGTCACAAGTGGCTCAGATAACACACGAGAAGTCATCAtggtaagactttttttttaatagggatTCATGTTAATTATATGGAATTAAGACACTTTAAAAGTTGCATTCAATTCACCCCTGTAATCAGCATTTGCTTCAGATTGTCAGGATGAACAACcagctgtaaataaagttttcacaagcaacaaaaaagtaaatgtgAGGATACACATCCATCCGCTATccgaaaaacaaagaaataaactAATCCTGTTTGTTGTCTTTccacattaataataaaataaaaaaaataaaaaagtgttttcaactTTTACTGACCACAGAAATGCATGGTGCTAAAACTTTATTGATATTTGATGCGGTGCAATAACAAATCATTTGCATTACagtgaaaaatgtattgtaaatgtatTCTTACTCTATAGAGTGTTTATGGGAGAGCGTATGCATAAACATCATACAGAAATCTGGAGAAAAGCGACCACAAGGGATAAAAGTGGACAACCCACCAACATGAATGATACACTCACACAGCTGTTTCAATTACAAGTCAGCATCATTGTATTATCATATAAAGAATAATGCCATAGTAGTTTGTTTATATCGACACAAATGACATCACTAATCTACACAAGACCCTTGGTCGTTTCCACCCAAAGCGCCAAACATTTGAGGGTCATATTATCTTAGCTGTAGCTAAAGTTGtaataaagcaaaacaaaaattggcATTTGACAAGTGAATGCCTGGTCCTGCACGTTTGGTTCAACTGAGGTGCAAAAGGTTCGAACTGGCTCGACAGcggaaagaagaaaataaagagTTCATGGAAAGCACTGCAACCAAAAGGCTAGCATGGAAGGAGGTagataaacaataaatatcacgtctttttttttttttttttacgtgtttgTTTACAATAGTGGGACAATTTGAAAACCGGCCAGCAACTTTTGTTACTATTAGTATATCCTGGAAAAGCTCCATTACATTTAGCTTTTAAGAGTTGTCTTTAATAATTTGGTCATTAACTAAAACACCAGCTTAATGGGAATGCTAGCTAATCAAAAAGGATAGCCGAGGTGACCAAGATGGAGTGGTGCTAAATCTTGTGTGCTTAAAAATCagtgagtttaacattttttaatatctaGTATCAAAAATAAATGGGCATAGATGGATGtgcgtgggggaaaaaaactctctATTGAGGACAATTTCACTACCAGTCACAACATTAAGACGTTTACGGATGGAATGATTGACACATTTTCACAGtccaaattcaaaatatttccCCCCCCGCTTAAACTTATTTCAACAGAAGCTGTAATGAAGTGCATGGAGTGTCAGAACTGTGATCACAATAACACATTTGCATTAACAACTGTATAacatttaccttttttgttATCTACCGGGAGGAAATCTACGTCTCGCCTCCATTTTAAGCAGGACTGTAACACTGCTGTTGGAAGGTGGTGGCGAAGCCAGACGCTCAGTTCTTCAGCACGGCGTCGTACGTCTGGTACACGTACTGAGACACCTCAGGGGCCCGACACTTGAGGGACAGCTGCGGGGCCAGCCAGGACACAAGAGGGGTGAGTGATGTCACCTTAATGCCGTGtagaaaagtctacacacccctgttcagaGCTGCAGGAATTTCTGACAAGTACTGGATGTTCAGCTTATGTGACAGCAATCTTCCATATTTATATGTGTAGGTTATGGCGTAGTGGGGCTCGATGGAAGTCAGGAAAACATCCATGCCCGGCTATATTTTGCAAAAACAGATCTGACGGCCCTAGACTAAGTGAAGAGACTTACAAAGTGAGATTTGCggaggggtgtgcagactttttctaTCCAGCGCAGATGAGATACCGTACCGTGTAGTTGGGGTTGCCCGGCTGAATGCGCAGCTCGGCCAGTATCCAGATTCCATTGGTGAGTTTGAGGGACTGGTAGAGCATGTCCTGACCCTCCACGTTGCGCTTGGCGATGGTGTAGATGTTGTTGTTCTGCAATTTGCCCGATACTGTGTCTGCGAGAGTGGAAAGTTACCCGGgaaaataaacatcaataaaGCTTTGAGGCTACTGCATTGTACTACTTTGGAACCTCTGAAGTGGAAAGTTGAGCTTGAGCTGTCGGTGTACCTTCACAAGGGCTCAGTTCAGCAAGCATTGACGCTTGAACTGTGTTTTGCTtgatacaagttttttttttcttcaaacataCAAATCAGAATTCTACTAAACAAAATAACTGACCAAACTggcaaacttaaaaaataaataaaaaaatctcaagtTGTGAAGGATAccagaacaaataaaaaatacagtacagtatttttttctttttaaactgaTTTTGAATTATATCAAAGTAAATCAATAcggcacaaaaatacaaatgactAGGACCTGTCGTGACTAGTGAAAACAAGGGGGTTTGTTAACAATTGAGTATTGATACCAAAAGATGGCGGCAATGCACTTAAAGCTGCACTGTGTAATAATTTGGCCataaatatctttacaataggctttttatttgaccatttatgacatcTAGTAGATGTCAAGTGCGCATCGTGTACTTGAAGGgggtgtgcagtttaatttcttgtcaacaggtggcagtagcgactCAAATGGAATTTTCCAAGTTCAGTAGCCATATGTTGATATTGGAAGTCAAGCAATCAATCTTGACACAGGTTTTGTTTTACCTCATAGGTTCCACTTTATACGCTCCacgtcaaacacacacaaaaactgggAGCTAATCTAAAATTTGCTACAAGAAACACAACTATGAGGTAAAGGATGATGAATTAGCCCTAATGGGTGGTTTTAACTAATGTACTTGACAGCTATTCTGAAATATCTACAATGAGTATCATCAAAAGAGGTTGATATTTCCTTTAGGTGGAAGAGATTGTGGCGGATCCTTAGACAACCATGTGGGCAGACAGAAAACCAAACAAGTGAGGACTTGGTAAGTTACATTTCAAGTTGAACAACCTAATGAGATTTTTGTTACGGGGGTTGGTCCCGCTCATGTCTGATCCTTCTGTACATTtgctttaaaatgacattttattggcTTTGAGTGTCACTTTtagctgtttgtgtttgtgggaCCTACCTGCATTTAGGTGGCACTCCTTTATCTGATactgcagttcattttcatTGGGAATATCTTTCCAGGTGGCAAGGAACACCTGCCGCTCTGAGGAGAGAGAAGAGGCACACTTGAGAATTTTTCCTAAATTGGGCGGGGAACCAAAATAACGGgtcaatacagcatttttttcaaactggATCTTTTTTGTGTGAAGGATACCaaaataactcattcacactgcacattttgttgttttgtttgtaacaATTGAATTGTGAGGGTGTCAAAAGAGCATGTTTTAAAGCTGAACTCAATGCTTAAGTTGTAccaaattaaatataaacagtttaaaaaaataataataataaataaacttgaattTGTAAGGACACAAAATAACTGATCAATACAGAAAATGTGGGCAAtttcaaaatgctgtgtatggAACTAgaataacagatttttttctgaagggtaaaaaaaaaaaaaaaaagaaactaaattTTGGGTCCCAAAATTGATCAATCAAGagtagcccttttttttttaatacagtaccAGCATGTGTAAGCAATTTGTGTTCATGTTATGTAGACGACAACAACAAACCCATTTTTCCATCTTCAACAAAGAATATGTTGAGAGGGATGAGGACGCTATAGTAGAAGACGTCGATGTTGTTCTTCACAGCCACCTGTGAGCGAGGCCAAAAAATTGCAGAACACAATTACATACAATCCCATCAGGTTGATTCATTGTGTCACTTGGACGCGTTTCTGTACCTGGAGATTGTTAAGAGGGTCCATCTTCATGACTGGCCCGATGGTGTTGATGGGCAAAGAGACGTCGATGCCCTGGCTGGGCATCA containing:
- the LOC144036265 gene encoding hepatic and glial cell adhesion molecule-like, with the translated sequence MKMMMMMVEPDSKVRISPWILFLSCLDFFHTGVVLAVNMTLPSSLIQGTLGGEALLSVHYISFSADLPVIKWQLRREKSVTVVQSIGTDIVGTLRPEYRDRILIFQNGSLLMHNLRFSDEGTYDVEISITDDTFTGEGSVVLTVDEPLSSAYIHTESSSVLERSENVVLNCSHDAGTRAAYKWLKGGAELGNDSRLQLSHDRKLLTITRVTMADDDVYGCVVENPISAVTSLPMRLSVYKRSSVYIILSTGGIFLLITLVTVCACWTPSKKRKRPTRKAFSRFYNQRMPTRHSADAPEETQCNGKNTVTSLYILQQKDLSPGDSSVNSIGSASEPPSYTNYVDSLTRATAHSNQLQV
- the LOC144036516 gene encoding serine/threonine-protein kinase pim-2-like, yielding MSLEVAVMKKLDKDLPKGRSPYVTLLDWYDLGQKLILVMERPVPAEDLTEYINKRGGSLDEMEAKVILKQLLDVAEKLQDKCIFHRDIKTENILIESTTDGLHIRIIDFGLSCFTTQKSLYRLFFGTPSLEPPEWLRHHWYRAGPTTVWQIGAVLFEILHNQVDFQTEGFLKEEIKISNKFSDECRDFLRKSLTAEPEARPTLKQLQCHKWLR